The following coding sequences are from one Panicum hallii strain FIL2 chromosome 5, PHallii_v3.1, whole genome shotgun sequence window:
- the LOC112892109 gene encoding exocyst complex component EXO70B1-like — protein sequence MAAAPPDGQEKVIAAAQHIVKSLASSKNAADDMIRILSGFDNRLSLMSDLFPPPPGAAAAAGGPILEADEGTSQGDGEDEPDPDDDAAARAEEEWDAAAEVIERWESPSAGDRTVFGSREDAEEYLAAAACLAGAPGPRAEAALQAAMARLEDEFRHMLIRGASPLAAEDLQASLLRRLSLTVPSFNSSAVDLDCPSFANHAGEGGDEPGGRNSVSDDEISPYLIAPDTVGALRDIADVMLRAGYAPELCQVYGEVRRDTLMECLAVLGVDKMSLEEVQRVEWGVLDGKMKKWIQALKVVVRGLLAEERRICCQILASDPSAEEECFTEAAKGCVLQLLNFGDAIAIGKRSSEKLFRILGMYEALAEVLPELEGLFSGEAKDFIKEEAEGILVRLGDAVRGTIAEFASAIQGETSRRPLPGGEIHPLTRYVMNYVRLLADYNASLNQLLEYWDADLNMGDNPNMTPLGHCVLMLITHLQSKIDEKSRLYEDEALQNIFLMNNLLYIVQKVKDSELKTLLGDNWIRKRRGQIRQYSTGYLRSSWTRVLACLRDDGLPQTMGSSSALKNALKDRFKNFNLAFEELYRTQTSWRVVDPQLREELKISISEKVLPAYRSFVGRFRGQLEGGRGSARYIKYNPEDLENQVSDFFEGKRPNA from the coding sequence atggcggcggcgccgccggacGGGCAGGAGAAGGTgatcgcggcggcgcagcacaTCGTCAAGTCGCTCGCCAGCTCCAAGAACGCCGCCGACGACATGATCCGCATCCTCTCCGGCTTCGACAACCGCCTCTCCCTCATGTCCGACCTCTTCCCCCCGCCccctggcgccgccgccgcggccggcggtCCCATCCTCGAGGCGGACGAGGGGACCTCCCAGGGGGACGGGGAGGACGAGCCCGACCCCGACGACGACGCCGCGGCGCGGGCCGAGGAGGAGTGGGACGCCGCGGCGGAGGTGATCGAGCGCTGGGAGTCCCCCTCCGCCGGGGACAGGACGGTGTTCGGCTCGCGGGAGGACGCCGAGGAGTAcctcgccgcggccgcctgcctcGCGGGcgcgccgggcccgcgcgccgaGGCCGCGCTGCAGGCCGCGATGGCGCGGCTCGAGGACGAGTTCCGCCACATGCTCATCCGCGGGgcctcgccgctcgccgcgGAGGACCTGCAGGCGTCGCTCCTCCGCCGGCTCTCGCTCACGGTACCCTCCTTCAACTCCTCCGCCGTAGACCTAGATTGCCCCTCCTTCGCCAACCacgccggcgagggcggggaCGAACCGGGCGGCAGGAACTCGGTCTCCGACGACGAGATCTCGCCCTACCTCATCGCTCCGGACACCGTCGGCGCCCTCAGGGACATCGCGGACGTCATGCTGCGCGCGGGCTACGCGCCCGAGCTGTGCCAGGTCTACGGGGAGGTGCGCCGGGACACGCTCATGGAGTGCCTCGCCGTGCTTGGGGTCGATAAGATGAGCCTGGAGGAGGTACAGCGGGTGGAGTGGGGCGTGCTTGACGGCAAGATGAAGAAATGGATCCAGGCGCTCAAGGTTGTCGTCCGGGGCCTTCTCGCCGAGGAGCGCCGCATCTGCTGCCAGATCCTTGCGTCTGACCCAAGCGCCGAGGAGGAGTGCTTCACTGAGGCGGCCAAGGGGTGCGTCCTGCAGCTGCTCAACTTTGGTGATGCCATTGCAATTGGGAAGAGATCGTCTGAGAAGCTGTTCCGCATCCTTGGTATGTATGAAGCTTTAGCTGAGGTGCTGCCTGAGCTCGAGGGTTTGTTCTCGGGTGAAGCCAAGGATTTCATCAAGGAAGAGGCTGAGGGGATACTCGTGCGGCTTGGGGATGCAGTGCGTGGCACGATTGCTGAGTTTGCCAGTGCCATCCAGGGAGAGACTTCTCGGAGGCCGCTGCCCGGTGGGGAGATCCACCCCCTCACACGTTATGTTATGAACTATGTACGGCTGCTTGCAGATTACAATGCCTCGCTGAATCAACTTCTTGAATATTGGGACGCTGACCTGAATATGGGTGATAATCCAAACATGACTCCATTGGGGCATTGCGTGCTCATGCTGATCACACACCTACAGAGCAAAATTGATGAGAAATCGAGGCTGTATGAGGATGAGGCGCTGCAGAATATATTTTTGATGAACAATCTGCTGTATATTGTGCAGAAGGTGAAGGATTCAGAGCTGAAGACATTGCTTGGTGATAACTGGATTCGCAAGCGCCGTGGTCAGATAAGGCAGTACTCTACAGGGTATCTCCGGTCGTCATGGACTAGGGTGTTAGCTTGCCTGAGAGATGATGGGTTGCCACAGACAATGGGTTCGTCAAGTGCACTCAAGAACGCACTGAAGGATAGATTCAAGAACTTCAACTTGGCCTTTGAGGAGTTGTACAGGACACAGACATCATGGAGGGTTGTGGATCCTCAGTTAAGGGAAGAGCTGAAGATTTCCATCTCGGAGAAGGTTCTTCCTGCATACCGTTCATTTGTTGGGAGATTTCGGGGCCAGttggaaggagggagggggtctGCAAGGTACATAAAGTACAACCCTGAGGATTTAGAGAACCAGGTTTCAGATTTCTTTGAAGGGAAAAGGCCAAATGCTTGA
- the LOC112892063 gene encoding probable arabinosyltransferase ARAD1, with amino-acid sequence MGAPSSRAVALGAAFLLLLVALPSAFLYLTSSAAPSASRAALLNLKPFSARCPPAAAPPLRVFMYDLPPRFHVAMMAANGPNATAGLFPAWPPSAGGIRRQHSVEYWMMASLQDGGGGGGAGSGRRGAVRVRDPDAAEAFFVPFFSSLSFNVHGRNMTDPDTEADRLLQVELMEILWKSKYWQRSAGRDHVIPMHHPNAFRFLRNMVNASILIVADFGRYTKELASLRKDVVAPYVHVVGSFVDDDAPDPFEARHTLLFFRGRTVRKDEGKIRAKLAKILKGKDGVRFENSFATGDGIKISTEGMRSSKFCLHPAGDTPSSCRLFDAIVSHCVPVIVSSRIELPFEDEIDYSEFSLFFSVEEALRPDYLLNQLRQISKKKWVEMWLKLKNVSHHYEFQYPPRKGDAVNMIWRQVRHKIPAVNLAIHRNRRLKIPDWWG; translated from the exons ATGGGGGCGCCGAGCAGCCGCGCGGTGGCCTTGGGCGCGGCCTTCCTGCTGCTCCTCGTCGCGCTGCCCTCCGCCTTCCTCTAcctcacctcctccgccgccccctccgcctcccgcgccgcgcTCCTCAACCTCAAGCCCTTCTCCGCGCGGtgcccgcccgccgcggccccgccgcTCCGCGTCTTCATGTACGACCTGCCCCCGCGCTTCCACGTCGCCATGATGGCGGCCAACGGCCCCAACGCGACGGCGGGGCTGTTCCCCGCGTGGCCGCCGTCGGCGGGCGGGATCAGGCGGCAGCACAGCGTGGAGTACTGGATGATGGCGTCGCTGCAGGACGGGGGAGGCGGAGGGGGAGCGGGATcggggaggaggggggcggtCAGGGTGCGGGATCCCGACGCCGCCGAGGCCTTCTTCGTGCCCTTCTTCTCCTCGCTCAGCTTCAACGTGCACGGCCGCAACATGACCGACCCCGACACTGAGGCCGACCGCCTCCTGCAG GTTGAACTTATGGAGATTCTATGGAAGTCTAAATATTGGCAACGATCTGCAGGCCGTGACCACGTGATTCCCATGCATCACCCTAATGCTTTCAGATTCCTGCGAAACATGGTGAATGCATCTATTCTTATAGTTGCAGACTTTGGGAGATACACAAAGGAACTGGCTTCCTTGAGGAAAGATGTTGTGGCACCATATGTGCATGTTGTGGGTTCCTTTGTTGATGATGATGCACCTGATCCATTTGAGGCTCGTCATACACTGCTTTTCTTTCGAGGCCGTACTGTCAGGAAAGAT GAAGGGAAGATCCGGGCCAAACTTGCGAAGATATTAAAAGGAAAGGATGGCGTGCGCTTTGAGAATAGCTTTGCCACAGGCGACGGCATTAAAATA TCTACAGAAGGTATGCGGTCATCGAAGTTTTGTCTTCATCCTGCTGGGGACACTCCTTCCTCGTGCCGCCTGTTTGATGCCATTGTCAGTCACTGTGTTCCTGTGATTGTGAGCAGTCGCATCGAGCTCCCTTTTGAAGATGAGATTGATTACAGCGAATTCTCCCTTTTCTTCTCAGTTGAAGAAGCTCTAAGACCTGATTACTTGCTCAACCAGCTCAGGCAGATCTCCAAAAAGAAGTGGGTTGAGATGTGGTTGAAGCTAAAAAATGTATCTCACCACTATGAGTTCCAGTATCCCCCTAGGAAAGGTGATGCTGTGAATATGATATGGCGGCAGGTGAGGCACAAAATCCCTGCAGTTAACCTTGCTATTCACAGGAATAGAAGACTAAAAATTCCAGACTGGTGGGGATAA